The region CGTCCAGCCCGTGCTCGAGGTGGTGGAGCATCTCGCTCGCGAGGACCTCGACGAGGCTCGTGCGGCGGTCGAGAAGAAGCCGAAACCTAGGCCGGCGTCAAGCGCGCGAGGGTCGCGGGCAGCTCGCCCGAGTGGACGACGTCGAGGCGCTGCGTCGTCCTCGTGAGCGCGACGTAGAGATCGCGCAGGCCGCGCTCGTCGGCGGCGATCCAGTCCCCCGGCTCGGCGAGCACGACGCCGTCGAACTCCAACCCCTTCGCCTCGGTCACACCGAGCACCGCGATCGGCGCATCGAGACCCGCGGCCCCGGTGCCCACCTCGTCCGGGAAGCTGGCGCCGACGGCCGCCACGAGGGCGTCGTACCAGCGGTACGGCGCAATGACCGCCAGCTTGCCGTCCCCGATCGTCGCGCGGGACTCGGCTACGACAGAGACCACCCGAGCCACCAGGTCGTCGCCGAGGGCAACCCGGTGCGAGTACGGCGGGTAACCCACGTCGCGGACCGAAGACGGCGACTCGATGGCCGGGTCGACAGCGGCGAGCACGTCCGCCGCCACCTCCATCACCTCGCTGGGGGTCCGGTAGTTCACGGTCAGCTCCGCCACGCGCCAGCGCTCGGGTGCGATGGCCTGCAGCGCGGCCGGCCATGACCGGATCGCCCAGGGAGCGGACGCCTGCGCAATGTCCCCGACGACGGTCATCGACCGCATCGGGCAACGGCGCACCAGCATCCGCCACGCCATCGGCGAGAGCTCCTGCGCCTCGTCGACGATCACGTGGCCGAACTCCCAGTCCGGGTCGGTCGCGGCCCGCTCCGCCACCGCCCGGCTGCTCGCACCGGGGCCGGCGTACCGCTCGGCCAGCAGATCGGCGTCGACCTGGCCGCGCAGCCCGCTGGCCGCGACCACCTCTCGCGCGTACTCCCGGTCGGCACGCACCCGGCGGCGCTCGGCCGCCTCGCGAAGCACCTCTTCGGGGTCGCCCAGCCGCGACCAGGCCTCGTCGATCAGCGGGATGTCCGCGGCGGTCCACGGCGCGGTCGGGTCGCGGACCAGCAGCGCCGCCTCCGCGCGGGTCAGCAGGTCGCCGGCGACCAACACGCCGGTCGGCGTGAACAGTTCTCGGACCAGCTCCTCCGCGCTCACCCGGGGCCAGCACGCGTCGACGGCCGCACGGAAGTCGTCGCTGCCCATCAACGTTCGGACCACCCAGCGCTCGCGGGCCAGCTCGGCGTCGAACTCGGCCAGCCGGCCGACCACCAGGCGGAGCAGGTGCTTGGCGAAGGCGTACCGAGCCCGGTTGTGCCGGCGACGCGACCGGCGGGCGCGCGCCCGCGCCGCCGACACGTCACCTGGCGTCAGCAGGAGGTCGTACTCCTCGAAACCGACCAGCAGCGGCTGGTCGGGAACGCGTTGCCGGGCCGTCACTGCGGCCTCGATCACCTCAGCCATGCGAGAGTCGGCCTTCAGCGTCGCAACCGCGGCCGGCTCCCGCCCGCCGACCGAGACCCCCGGCACCAGCCCGTCCACGGTCGAGAGCAGGACACCGGTCTCGCCGAGAGAAGGCAGGACCCGCTCGATGTAGCGGATGAACGCCGGCCCGGGACCGACGACGAGCACTCCCGTGCGGGACAGCCGTTCGCGGTGCGTGTAGAGCAGGTACGCCGCCCGGTGCAGCGCGACCGCGGTCTTGCCGGTGCCGGGGCCGCCCTGAACGACCAGCACGCCGGTCGGGTCGGCACGGATCACCTCGTCCTGCTCGGCCTGGATGGTGGCGACGATGTCGCGCATCCGGCCGGTGCGGTGCGCGTTCAGCGCGGCGAGCAGCGCACCACCGCCGCCGAGGGTCTCCCGGTCCGCCTCGGTGAGCGCGTCGACGTCGAACACGTCGTCCTCGACGTCGAGAACGGTGCGGCCGCGCGTGCGCAGGTGCCGGCGCCGGCTGACCCCGTGCGGGTCGGCGGGCGTTGCTCGGTAAAAGGGCTCGGCCGCCGGTGCGCGCCAGTCGACCAGCAGGGTGTCGAGCCGGTCGTCGGTCAACCCGATCCGGCCGACATGCAACTGCTCGCCGGTGGTGAAGTCGAGCCGGCCGAAGCACAGCCCCGGCTCGACCGCCTCGAGCTGGGCAAGCCGGTCCTCGTACAGCGTGGCAAACGCGTCGCGCTCGCTGCGGGCCTGCGGCGTGCCGCTCGCTCCTCTGCGGCGTACCTCGGCGAGCCGGCCACGGGTCTGCTCGCGCAGCAGATCGAGCCGGTCGTAGAGCCGGGTGACGAGCTCCTGCTCGCGCGCGATCTCACTGGTCCGGCTCATCGATCCAGTCTGCCTTCGCCGGTCGGGTCCGGGACAACGTGCGGGAAGTGCAGCCGGTCAGTGCCGGCGACGCGGCGACCGAGTCGGCCGGGATCGGCAGAGCGCACCACGACCTCGGTGGCTGCTTCCGCGCTGCGGTCGAAGTACACCCACCAGAACGACGCCGCGCCGAGGAACGCGACGAGACAGCCCGCCGCGGCCCGGGTACCGGGGTGCGCGGACTCGGCCAACGTGCGACCGATGACCAGGATCGACTCACCGAGCGATCAGGATGAACGCCTGGCATCGCTCGAGGTTGGCCGCGCGCTGAACCCCGTCCGAGTGGCGGCGCAGGTTTCGCGGGCGGGTCACTGCGGTCGGGGCCACGTCGGCCAAGTCTGCTCCGGGCAGCGGTGCCCGGAATCGGTCCGGCTCAGCGCCCGCGGCGGCGCAGCAGCAGATACAGCACGAACAGGCCGGCCAACAGCGGGGCGACCCGCTTGAGGATCGGCAGCCCGGCGGTGTCGAGCAGGTCGATCGCTTCCGGGGTGGGGCGGGCACCCGCTTCCGGCACCGGCCGGAGCGGCGTCGCGGTAGATGTCGCCGAGGAGTGCGCGGAGCCTTCCGGGCTCGGCTGCGGATCGCCGTCGAGCGCCGGGCTCGAAGAAGCGGCATCGGAGGCTGGGTCGGCCGGGGTGGA is a window of Mycobacteriales bacterium DNA encoding:
- a CDS encoding AAA family ATPase, which gives rise to MSRTSEIAREQELVTRLYDRLDLLREQTRGRLAEVRRRGASGTPQARSERDAFATLYEDRLAQLEAVEPGLCFGRLDFTTGEQLHVGRIGLTDDRLDTLLVDWRAPAAEPFYRATPADPHGVSRRRHLRTRGRTVLDVEDDVFDVDALTEADRETLGGGGALLAALNAHRTGRMRDIVATIQAEQDEVIRADPTGVLVVQGGPGTGKTAVALHRAAYLLYTHRERLSRTGVLVVGPGPAFIRYIERVLPSLGETGVLLSTVDGLVPGVSVGGREPAAVATLKADSRMAEVIEAAVTARQRVPDQPLLVGFEEYDLLLTPGDVSAARARARRSRRRHNRARYAFAKHLLRLVVGRLAEFDAELARERWVVRTLMGSDDFRAAVDACWPRVSAEELVRELFTPTGVLVAGDLLTRAEAALLVRDPTAPWTAADIPLIDEAWSRLGDPEEVLREAAERRRVRADREYAREVVAASGLRGQVDADLLAERYAGPGASSRAVAERAATDPDWEFGHVIVDEAQELSPMAWRMLVRRCPMRSMTVVGDIAQASAPWAIRSWPAALQAIAPERWRVAELTVNYRTPSEVMEVAADVLAAVDPAIESPSSVRDVGYPPYSHRVALGDDLVARVVSVVAESRATIGDGKLAVIAPYRWYDALVAAVGASFPDEVGTGAAGLDAPIAVLGVTEAKGLEFDGVVLAEPGDWIAADERGLRDLYVALTRTTQRLDVVHSGELPATLARLTPA
- a CDS encoding low temperature requirement protein A → MLVIGRTLAESAHPGTRAAAGCLVAFLGAASFWWVYFDRSAEAATEVVVRSADPGRLGRRVAGTDRLHFPHVVPDPTGEGRLDR